One genomic region from Bactrocera tryoni isolate S06 chromosome 3, CSIRO_BtryS06_freeze2, whole genome shotgun sequence encodes:
- the LOC120771242 gene encoding putative inorganic phosphate cotransporter yields MVSKDTTENATETVAEIEGPRVGVRHLQSFLLFLGFSVGFMQRTNLSVAIVAMMDRNSTNPDFPEYNWSEQSKSLLLSSFFWGYVIMQIPSGQLAQRFGGKVMLLFSIGVSGFFAIFTPLSAQMGDWQFICALRFLQGFCQAAVYPSVQIILARWAPPAERGVLATICYSGSQFGTIIILSISGTLATSMFGWPSIFYVSGGCSIIWALVWLLWGADSPRQSKLISSEERNYIESTLGAISKSENSAISAKLPTPWLSIITSVPFWALFTSQCAYSWGYWTLITQIPSYIKNVFDKDIKSNALLSALPYAANLVLGLCFCALAQVLLSAKLLRTNASRKIFNTIGIWIPMAATIALGFVDANSADLAVILLTVAVGANSATFLGGFVNHIDLSLNFPGTLMSITNLGATLMSIITPLVVGVIVTDTTNPNQWRLIFYIMALWYFIGNLLFITLGSTKLQPWNEPAKRDTDHERIKSSGSRYPGA; encoded by the exons ATGGTATCGAAGGATACTACTGAGAATGCTACAGAGACTGTGGCAGAAATTGAAG gtcCTAGAGTGGGCGTGCGACACTTGCAAAGCTTCCTTTTATTCCTCGGTTTCTCGGTGGGGTTTATGCAACGAACCAATCTCTCTGTGGCCATTGTGGCAATGATGGATCGGAATTCAACAAATCCAGATTTTCCG GAGTATAACTGGTCGGAGCAATCCAAGTCACTGTTGCTAAGCAGCTTTTTTTGGGGTTACGTCATCATGCAGATACCAAGCGGTCAGTTGGCGCAGCGATTTGGCGGTAAAGTAATGTTGCTTTTCAGTATCGGCGTTTCAGGATTTTTCGCCATATTTACGCCCTTAAGCGCACAAATGGGCGATTGGCAATTCATTTGCGCTTTACGATTTCTGCAAGGCTTCTGCCAAGCTGCCGTATATCCTTCGGTGCAAATTATTTTAGCCCGATGGGCGCCGCCAGCTGAACGCGGTGTACTAGCAACAATTTGCTATTCTGGCTCACAATTCGGCACGATCATCATATTGAGTATTAGTGGTACATTAGCTACTTCAATGTTTGGATGGCCGAGCATTTTCTATGTTTCCGGCGGTTGTAGCATTATCTGGGCGCTTGTGTGGCTGTTGTGGGGCGCTGATTCTCCGCGTCAATCCAAATTAATATCATCAGAGGAGCGGAATTACATTGAATCAACATTAGGAGCGATTTCAAAGAGTGAGAATAGTGCCATCTCAGCAAAGTTGCCCACACCTTGGTTGAGCATAATCACATCCGTGCCATTTTGGGCACTATTCACATCCCAATGTGCCTACAGTTGGGGCTATTGGACATTGATAACACAAATACCCTCGTACATAAAGAATGTGTTCGACAAAGATATCAAAAGTAATGCCTTGCTCTCCGCCCTGCCATATGCCGCTAATCTAGTACTCGGTTTGTGTTTCTGTGCCCTTGCCCAGGTACTGCTGTCAGCGAAGTTGTTGCGCACAAATGCTAGTCGCAAGATTTTCAACACGATCGGTATATGGATACCGATGGCGGCCACAATTGCGCTGGGGTTTGTTGATGCCAATAGCGCTGATTTGGCCGTTATTCTACTTACTGTGGCTGTGGGCGCCAACTCAGCAACATTTTTGGGTGGATTTGTGAATCATATTGACTTATCGCTGAATTTCCCCGGAACATTGATGAGCATTACAAATTTAGGGGCTACTTTGATGAGCATTATTACACCATTAGTTGTTGGCGTCATTGTGACAGATACG ACAAACCCAAATCAGTGGcgtttaatattttacattatggCATTGTGGtattttattggcaatttaCTGTTTATAACTCTGGGTAGCACCAAATTGCAGCCGTGGAATGAGCCGGCGAAACGAGATACAGATCATGAGCGTATCAAATCAAGTGGTAGCAGGTACCCGGGAGCATAA
- the LOC120771244 gene encoding putative inorganic phosphate cotransporter isoform X2, with the protein MVSKDITAENATEIAEKIKGPRVGVRHLQSFLLFLGFAVVYMQRTNLSVAIVAMMDRNSTNPDFPEYDWSEQTKSLVISSYFWGYFLMQIPGGQLTQRFGGKVMLLFSVGIGGFLTIFTQLGDWQFICALRFLQGFCQAAVYPSVQIILARWAPPAERSILVALCFSGMQFGTVIIMSISGILATSKLGWPSIFYVSGGCGIIWSLVWLMWGADSPRQSKLISSKERNYIESALGAISKSENSTISANLPTPWLSIFTSVPFWVLLITHCAYNWGYWILLTQIPSYIKNVFDKDIQSNALFSALPYTANLVFGLCFCALGQLLLSKKVLSTNASRKIFNTVGMWIPMAATIPMGFVDADSSDLAVILLTLSVGFNSAVLMGFYMNFIELSPNFVGTLQGIISFGATLMSIIGPLVVGVIVTDTTNQNQWRMIFYTMIFSYFIGNLLFITLGSTKVQPWNEPVKRNVNREQFKYQAALQPI; encoded by the exons ATGGTATCGAAGGATATTACCGCTGAGAATGCTACAGAGattgcagaaaaaattaaag GTCCTCGAGTGGGCGTGCGACACTTGCAAAGCTTCCTTTTATTCCTTGGTTTCGCTGTAGTGTATATGCAACGAACCAATCTCTCAGTGGCCATTGTGGCAATGATGGATCGGAATTCAACAAACCCAGATTTTCCG GAGTACGACTGGTCGGAGCAAACCAAGTCACTGGTAATAAGTAGCTACTTTTGGGGTTACTTCCTCATGCAGATACCAGGCGGTCAGTTGACGCAGCGATTCGGCGGCAAAGTAATGTTGCTCTTCAGTGTTGGTATTGGTGGCTTTCTCACCATATTTACACAATTGGGCGATTGGCAATTCATTTGCGCATTGCGATTTCTGCAAGGCTTCTGTCAAGCTGCCGTATATCCTTCGGTGCAAATTATTTTAGCCCGATGGGCCCCACCAGCCGAACGCAGTATACTTGTAGCACTATGCTTTTCCGGCATGCAATTTGGCACAGTCATAATAATGAGCATTAGTGGCATATTAGCCACTTCAAAGTTAGGATGGCCGAGCATTTTCTATGTTTCCGGCGGTTGTGGTATTATCTGGTCGCTTGTGTGGCTAATGTGGGGCGCTGATTCTCCGCGTCAATCCAAATTAATATCATCAAAGGAGCGAAATTACATTGAATCAGCATTAGGAGCGATTTCAAAGAGTGAGAATAGTACCATCTCAGCGAACTTGCCCACACCTTGGTTGAGCATATTCACATCCGTGCCATTTTGGGTGCTACTCATTACGCATTGTGCCTACAATTGGGGCTATTGGATATTGCTGACACAAATACCCTCGTACATAAAGAATGTGTTCGACAAAGATATCCAAAGTAATGCCTTGTTCTCCGCCCTGCCATATACCGCTAATCTAGTATTCGGTCTGTGTTTCTGTGCCCTCGGTCAGCTATTGCTGTCAAAGAAAGTGTTGAGCACGAACGCTAGCCGTAAGATCTTCAACACGGTTGGCATGTGGATACCGATGGCGGCCACAATTCCGATGGGGTTTGTTGATGCCGATAGTTCTGATTTGGCCGTTATCTTACTAACGTTGTCTGTGGGCTTCAATTCAGCTGTATTAATGggtttttatatgaatttcatTGAGTTATCACCAAATTTTGTCGGAACATTGCAGGGTATTATAAGTTTTGGAGCTACTTTGATGAGTATAATTGGCCCGTTAGTTGTTGGCGTCATTGTGACAGACACG ACAAACCAAAATCAGTGGCGCATGATATTTTACACTATGATATTTTCCtattttattggcaatttaCTGTTTATAACTCTGGGTAGCACTAAAGTGCAGCCCTGGAATGAGCCGGTGAAACGAAACGTAAATCGTGAGCAATTCAAATATCAAGCAGCACTGCAGCCTATCTAA
- the LOC120771244 gene encoding putative inorganic phosphate cotransporter isoform X1 — protein sequence MVSKDITAENATEIAEKIKGIGPRVGVRHLQSFLLFLGFAVVYMQRTNLSVAIVAMMDRNSTNPDFPEYDWSEQTKSLVISSYFWGYFLMQIPGGQLTQRFGGKVMLLFSVGIGGFLTIFTQLGDWQFICALRFLQGFCQAAVYPSVQIILARWAPPAERSILVALCFSGMQFGTVIIMSISGILATSKLGWPSIFYVSGGCGIIWSLVWLMWGADSPRQSKLISSKERNYIESALGAISKSENSTISANLPTPWLSIFTSVPFWVLLITHCAYNWGYWILLTQIPSYIKNVFDKDIQSNALFSALPYTANLVFGLCFCALGQLLLSKKVLSTNASRKIFNTVGMWIPMAATIPMGFVDADSSDLAVILLTLSVGFNSAVLMGFYMNFIELSPNFVGTLQGIISFGATLMSIIGPLVVGVIVTDTTNQNQWRMIFYTMIFSYFIGNLLFITLGSTKVQPWNEPVKRNVNREQFKYQAALQPI from the exons ATGGTATCGAAGGATATTACCGCTGAGAATGCTACAGAGattgcagaaaaaattaaag GAATAGGTCCTCGAGTGGGCGTGCGACACTTGCAAAGCTTCCTTTTATTCCTTGGTTTCGCTGTAGTGTATATGCAACGAACCAATCTCTCAGTGGCCATTGTGGCAATGATGGATCGGAATTCAACAAACCCAGATTTTCCG GAGTACGACTGGTCGGAGCAAACCAAGTCACTGGTAATAAGTAGCTACTTTTGGGGTTACTTCCTCATGCAGATACCAGGCGGTCAGTTGACGCAGCGATTCGGCGGCAAAGTAATGTTGCTCTTCAGTGTTGGTATTGGTGGCTTTCTCACCATATTTACACAATTGGGCGATTGGCAATTCATTTGCGCATTGCGATTTCTGCAAGGCTTCTGTCAAGCTGCCGTATATCCTTCGGTGCAAATTATTTTAGCCCGATGGGCCCCACCAGCCGAACGCAGTATACTTGTAGCACTATGCTTTTCCGGCATGCAATTTGGCACAGTCATAATAATGAGCATTAGTGGCATATTAGCCACTTCAAAGTTAGGATGGCCGAGCATTTTCTATGTTTCCGGCGGTTGTGGTATTATCTGGTCGCTTGTGTGGCTAATGTGGGGCGCTGATTCTCCGCGTCAATCCAAATTAATATCATCAAAGGAGCGAAATTACATTGAATCAGCATTAGGAGCGATTTCAAAGAGTGAGAATAGTACCATCTCAGCGAACTTGCCCACACCTTGGTTGAGCATATTCACATCCGTGCCATTTTGGGTGCTACTCATTACGCATTGTGCCTACAATTGGGGCTATTGGATATTGCTGACACAAATACCCTCGTACATAAAGAATGTGTTCGACAAAGATATCCAAAGTAATGCCTTGTTCTCCGCCCTGCCATATACCGCTAATCTAGTATTCGGTCTGTGTTTCTGTGCCCTCGGTCAGCTATTGCTGTCAAAGAAAGTGTTGAGCACGAACGCTAGCCGTAAGATCTTCAACACGGTTGGCATGTGGATACCGATGGCGGCCACAATTCCGATGGGGTTTGTTGATGCCGATAGTTCTGATTTGGCCGTTATCTTACTAACGTTGTCTGTGGGCTTCAATTCAGCTGTATTAATGggtttttatatgaatttcatTGAGTTATCACCAAATTTTGTCGGAACATTGCAGGGTATTATAAGTTTTGGAGCTACTTTGATGAGTATAATTGGCCCGTTAGTTGTTGGCGTCATTGTGACAGACACG ACAAACCAAAATCAGTGGCGCATGATATTTTACACTATGATATTTTCCtattttattggcaatttaCTGTTTATAACTCTGGGTAGCACTAAAGTGCAGCCCTGGAATGAGCCGGTGAAACGAAACGTAAATCGTGAGCAATTCAAATATCAAGCAGCACTGCAGCCTATCTAA
- the LOC120771235 gene encoding putative inorganic phosphate cotransporter isoform X2 yields MVLKDTRITAENSDETAAVTDSPKVGVRHLQSMLIFSGFCVAFMQRANLSVAIVAMMDRNSTNPDFPEYEWSEQTKSLLLSSFFWGYALMQIPGGQLAHRFGGKVMYLYGVGISGFLALFTPLSAQLGNWQFICAIRFLQGFCQGSLYPSTHTLLAQWAPPAERGILATICYSGPQFGTIIILSISGTLAASKFGWPSIFYVSGGCGIIWCLVWLLWSADAPHQSKLITPKERNYIESELAVISKRDNNATSAKLPTPWLSILTSLPFWVLLLCNCAYNWGYWTMMTQIPSYIKNVFDKDIQSNALLSALPYTANLVFGLCFCALGQILLSRKVLSTNASRKIFNTIGMWTPMTAAIALGFVDADNVDLAVILLTVGVGTDSATFLGYLLNHMDLSPNFAGAMMGITNCAANVMSIFAPLLVGVIVTDTTNPNQWRFIFYIMAGFYFIANLLFITLGSTKLQPWNEPVKRDTDRVQQNGD; encoded by the exons ATGGTATTGAAGGATACTCGTATTACCGCTGAAAATTCTGACGAGACTGCGGCAGTAACTGACA gTCCGAAAGTGGGCGTACGACATTTGCAAAGTATGCTGATATTCTCCGGTTTCTGTGTAGCGTTTATGCAGCGAGCCAATCTCTCAGTGGCCATTGTGGCAATGATGGATCGCAATTCCACAAATCCAGATTTTCCG GAGTATGAATGGTCGGAGCAAACAAAGTCACTGCTACTGAGCAGCTTCTTTTGGGGTTACGCCCTCATGCAGATACCAGGCGGTCAGCTGGCGCATCGTTTCGGCGGTAAAGTAATGTATCTCTACGGTGTCGGTATTTCTGGATTTCTCGCCTTGTTTACGCCCTTAAGCGCACAACTGGGTAATTGGCAATTCATTTGCGCTATACGATTTCTGCAAGGCTTCTGTCAAGGTTCCCTATATCCTTCTACGCATACGCTTTTGGCACAATGGGCGCCACCAGCTGAACGCGGTATACTTGCAACAATTTGCTATTCCGGCCCACAATTTGGCACGATCATCATATTGAGTATTAGTGGCACACTAGCTGCTTCAAAGTTTGGTTGGCCGAGCATTTTCTATGTTTCCGGCGGTTGTGGCATTATCTGGTGTTTGGTGTGGCTGCTGTGGAGCGCTGATGCACCGCATCAATCCAAATTAATTACACCCAAGGAGCGAAATTACATCGAATCAGAATTAGCAGTGATTTCTAAGCGTGACAATAATGCCACCTCAGCAAAGTTGCCCACACCTTGGTTAAGCATACTCACATCCTTGCCATTTTGGGTGCTACTCCTTTGCAATTGTGCCTACAATTGGGGCTATTGGACAATGATGACACAAATACCCTCTTACATAAAGAATGTGTTCGACAAAGATATCCAGAGTAATGCCTTGCTCTCCGCCCTGCCATATACCGCTAATCTAGTATTCGGTCTGTGTTTCTGTGCCCTCGGTCAGATACTGCTGTCAAGGAAAGTGTTGAGCACAAACGCTAGCCGTAAGATCTTCAACACGATCGGCATGTGGACACCGATGACGGCCGCCATTGCACTGGGGTTTGTCGACGCCGATAATGTTGATTTGGCTGTTATCTTACTAACTGTCGGTGTTGGTACCGACTCGGCAACATTTTTAGGTTATCTTTTGAATCACATGGATTTATCACCGAATTTCGCCGGCGCTATGATGGGCATTACAAACTGTGCAGCTAATGTAATGAGCATTTTTGCACCGTTACTTGTTGGCGTCATTGTGACAGATACG ACAAACCCAAATCAGTGgcgttttattttttacattatggCTGGGTTCTATTTTATTGCCAACTTACTGTTTATAACTTTGGGTAGCACTAAATTGCAGCCGTGGAACGAGCCGGTGAAACGAGATACAGATC gTGTCCAACAAAACGGCGATTGA
- the LOC120771235 gene encoding putative inorganic phosphate cotransporter isoform X1, producing the protein MVLKDTRITAENSDETAAVTDSPKVGVRHLQSMLIFSGFCVAFMQRANLSVAIVAMMDRNSTNPDFPEYEWSEQTKSLLLSSFFWGYALMQIPGGQLAHRFGGKVMYLYGVGISGFLALFTPLSAQLGNWQFICAIRFLQGFCQGSLYPSTHTLLAQWAPPAERGILATICYSGPQFGTIIILSISGTLAASKFGWPSIFYVSGGCGIIWCLVWLLWSADAPHQSKLITPKERNYIESELAVISKRDNNATSAKLPTPWLSILTSLPFWVLLLCNCAYNWGYWTMMTQIPSYIKNVFDKDIQSNALLSALPYTANLVFGLCFCALGQILLSRKVLSTNASRKIFNTIGMWTPMTAAIALGFVDADNVDLAVILLTVGVGTDSATFLGYLLNHMDLSPNFAGAMMGITNCAANVMSIFAPLLVGVIVTDTTNPNQWRFIFYIMAGFYFIANLLFITLGSTKLQPWNEPVKRDTDRKHIRFQQLLLTWCISNLICI; encoded by the exons ATGGTATTGAAGGATACTCGTATTACCGCTGAAAATTCTGACGAGACTGCGGCAGTAACTGACA gTCCGAAAGTGGGCGTACGACATTTGCAAAGTATGCTGATATTCTCCGGTTTCTGTGTAGCGTTTATGCAGCGAGCCAATCTCTCAGTGGCCATTGTGGCAATGATGGATCGCAATTCCACAAATCCAGATTTTCCG GAGTATGAATGGTCGGAGCAAACAAAGTCACTGCTACTGAGCAGCTTCTTTTGGGGTTACGCCCTCATGCAGATACCAGGCGGTCAGCTGGCGCATCGTTTCGGCGGTAAAGTAATGTATCTCTACGGTGTCGGTATTTCTGGATTTCTCGCCTTGTTTACGCCCTTAAGCGCACAACTGGGTAATTGGCAATTCATTTGCGCTATACGATTTCTGCAAGGCTTCTGTCAAGGTTCCCTATATCCTTCTACGCATACGCTTTTGGCACAATGGGCGCCACCAGCTGAACGCGGTATACTTGCAACAATTTGCTATTCCGGCCCACAATTTGGCACGATCATCATATTGAGTATTAGTGGCACACTAGCTGCTTCAAAGTTTGGTTGGCCGAGCATTTTCTATGTTTCCGGCGGTTGTGGCATTATCTGGTGTTTGGTGTGGCTGCTGTGGAGCGCTGATGCACCGCATCAATCCAAATTAATTACACCCAAGGAGCGAAATTACATCGAATCAGAATTAGCAGTGATTTCTAAGCGTGACAATAATGCCACCTCAGCAAAGTTGCCCACACCTTGGTTAAGCATACTCACATCCTTGCCATTTTGGGTGCTACTCCTTTGCAATTGTGCCTACAATTGGGGCTATTGGACAATGATGACACAAATACCCTCTTACATAAAGAATGTGTTCGACAAAGATATCCAGAGTAATGCCTTGCTCTCCGCCCTGCCATATACCGCTAATCTAGTATTCGGTCTGTGTTTCTGTGCCCTCGGTCAGATACTGCTGTCAAGGAAAGTGTTGAGCACAAACGCTAGCCGTAAGATCTTCAACACGATCGGCATGTGGACACCGATGACGGCCGCCATTGCACTGGGGTTTGTCGACGCCGATAATGTTGATTTGGCTGTTATCTTACTAACTGTCGGTGTTGGTACCGACTCGGCAACATTTTTAGGTTATCTTTTGAATCACATGGATTTATCACCGAATTTCGCCGGCGCTATGATGGGCATTACAAACTGTGCAGCTAATGTAATGAGCATTTTTGCACCGTTACTTGTTGGCGTCATTGTGACAGATACG ACAAACCCAAATCAGTGgcgttttattttttacattatggCTGGGTTCTATTTTATTGCCAACTTACTGTTTATAACTTTGGGTAGCACTAAATTGCAGCCGTGGAACGAGCCGGTGAAACGAGATACAGATCGTAAGCATATCAGATTTCAGCAGTTGCTGCTGACCTGGTGTATATCTAatctaatttgtatttaa
- the LOC120771245 gene encoding putative inorganic phosphate cotransporter, translating to MEKSAKYEREEKASFFGARHVQCFMIFIGLTVAFAQRVNFSVAIVAMTDRNATNPDFEEYAWSEQTKSYLLSGFFWGYFVTQIPGGQLAHKYGGKIMLLLSLSLSSILCMLTPLTARLGDWKLVFALRVVQGLIQGCIFPSTHTLLSKWVPPEERGSIGTFCYTGVQFGSVLMMGISGTIASSSLGWPGIFYISGLISLLYAVMWYFVGASEPSDYKWISAEEKLYIQSALVTSTKPEEEHVPTKTPWVKILTSVPFLVILIAQSTFAWGFWTMLIQIPSYMKNILKQDIKSNAVMSALPYLVNMFLTFGFCGLNNFLIKRNLISIRTSRKLFNTIGFWVPVLPLILLGYLREDQSSLAVGLLVILIGVNSAAYLGFLTNHIDLSPNFAGILMGVANCMANLMGVVAPLLVGFIVTDSKNVNQWRIIFNITAALYFIGNLLFILFGQVKIQRWNYPKEAGQQRDHIKFEPVNVEKEVY from the exons ATGGAGAAAAGTGCGAAATATGAAAGAGAAGAAAAAG CTTCATTCTTTGGCGCTCGTCATGTGCAGTGTTTCATGATTTTCATCGGTCTAACAGTGGCTTTCGCACAACGAGTTAATTTTTCCGTGGCAATTGTGGCAATGACGGACCGGAATGCAACAAATCCGGATTTTGAG GAGTATGCATGGTCGGAGCAAACAAAATCATATCTGCTAAGCGGTTTCTTCTGGGGCTACTTCGTGACACAAATACCTGGCGGTCAGTTGGCGCACAAATATGGCGGTAAAATTATGTTGCTCCTAAGTTTGAGCCTCAGCAGTATTTTGTGCATGCTCACACCGCTGACAGCGCGCTTAGGCGATTGGAAATTGGTCTTTGCATTGCGTGTGGTGCAAGGCTTGatacagggttgcattttccCCTCTACACACACGCTACTCTCCAAGTGGGTGCCACCCGAGGAACGCGGTTCGATCGGCACCTTCTGCTATACGGGCGTACAATTCGGTAGCGTCCTAATGATGGGCATCAGCGGTACTATAGCGTCGTCGTCATTAGGCTGGCCTGGCATTTTCTACATTTCCGGTTTGATAAGTTTATTGTATGCTGTTATGTGGTACTTTGTGGGCGCCAGCGAACCTAGTGACTACAAATGGATATCTGCCGAAGAGAAATTATACATTCAATCAGCATTGGTGACGTCGACTAAACCGGAGGAGGAGCATGTACCAACGAAGACGCCATGGGTTAAAATACTCACCTCGGTACCATTCTTAGTCATTCTAATCGCACAGAGCACATTCGCTTGGGGCTTCTGGACTATGCTCATACAAATTCCGTCATATATGAAGAATATACTGAAACAGGATATCAAAAGCAATGCTGTCATGTCGGCGCTACCGTACCTGGTTAATATGTTCCTGACCTTTGGGTTTTGTGGCCTAAATAATTTCCTTATCAAACGAAATTTGATCAGCATACGCACAAGTCGTAAACTTTTCAATACCATCGGCTTCTGGGTGCCGGTGTTGCCACTCATATTACTGGGTTATTTGCGCGAAGATCAAAGCAGTTTGGCAGTTGGTTTACTTGTCATCTTAATCGGTGTCAATTCAGCAGCTTACTTGGGCTTCTTAACCAATCACATTGACTTGTCGCCCAACTTTGCTGGCATACTAATGGGCGTGGCTAATTGCATGGCAAATTTAATGGGTGTAGTTGCGCCCCTGCTGGTGGGCTTCATCGTCACTGATTCG aaaaacgtCAATCAATGGCGCATCATATTCAATATAACCGCTGCGCTTTACTTTATTGGCAATCTGCTATTTATCCTCTTCGGTCAGGTCAAAATTCAGAGATGGAACTATCCTAAAGAGGCGGGACAGCAAAGGGATCATATCAAATTCGAGCCAGTCAATGTGGAGAAAGAAGTCTATTAG
- the LOC120771246 gene encoding putative inorganic phosphate cotransporter: MENKPIDDNKIKAPLFGARHVQCVLIFLGLSAAITQRVNLSVAIVAMMDKNSTNPNFEEYQWSEKTKSYLLSSFFWGYFVTQIPGSQLAHRFGGKITLLLSIVLSGVLALLTPLSVRLGDWPLLFALRLCQGLIQGSIFSSIHTLLSKWIPAEERGSLGTFCYTGLGFGSVLMMLVSGWIASSTFGWPGIFYFTGLFSLIWGFVWYFVGASTPNECKSMTVGERLYIEAAMVTTAKPEHDHATLKTPWLKILTSVPFWVLLLAQSTYAFGYWTLLTQIPSYMKSILGQDIKSSALMASAPYLANMFLTFIFCVLADFLMKRGYTSVNASRKLFNTIGFWVPVVPIILLGYMRADQSELALVLLVIAVGVNTAGNLGFLTNHIDLSPNFAGVLMGIANCAANVMSLSAPLTVGFIVTDAKNVQQWRIVFYIAGGMYFVGNLLFIMFGQTKIQPWNYPKTERDERDHIQFETIKMETEKI, translated from the exons atggaaaataaGCCGATAGATGATAACAAAATTAaag CACCGCTCTTCGGAGCGCGTCATGTACAGTGTGTTCTAATATTTCTGGGACTCTCTGCAGCGATCACGCAACGCGTAAATCTTTCGGTGGCGATAGTGGCAATGATGGATAAGAATTCCACAAACCCCAATTTTGAG GAGTACCAATGGTCCGAGAAGACCAAATCCTACCTGCTCAGCAGTTTCTTTTGGGGATATTTTGTGACACAAATACCGGGCAGTCAATTGGCGCACAGATTTGGTGGTAAAATAACGCTACTCCTTAGTATAGTACTAAGTGGCGTCTTGGCTTTACTCACGCCGTTGAGCGTGCGTTTAGGTGATTGGCCACTGCTCTTCGCGCTGCGTTTGTGTCAAGGTCTCATACAGGGTAGTATCTTTTCATCGATACACACACTGCTCTCCAAATGGATACCAGCCGAGGAGCGTGGCTCACTTGGCACCTTTTGCTATACCGGGCTGGGCTTTGGTAGCGTGCTAATGATGTTGGTCAGCGGTTGGATTGCCTCTTCCACCTTCGGCTGGCCGGGCATATTCTATTTCACTGGCTTATTCAGCTTAATTTGGGGTTTCGTTTGGTATTTTGTTGGCGCTAGCACGCCAAACGAATGCAAATCGATGACTGTGGGAGAGCGTTTGTATATTGAAGCGGCAATGGTGACAACGGCTAAACCGGAGCATGACCATGCAACCTTGAAGACACCATGGTTGAAGATACTCACATCTGTGCCTTTCTGGGTGCTATTGTTGGCACAGAGCACCTACGCTTTTGGCTATTGGACATTGCTGACACAAATCCCTTCGTACATGAAGAGCATACTGGGACAGGATATCAAGAGCAGTGCTCTCATGGCCTCAGCACCTTATCTTGCTAATATGTTTTTGacatttatattttgtgttttagcCGACTTTTTGATGAAACGTGGCTACACCAGCGTCAATGCGAGTCGTAAGTTGTTCAACACTATCGGTTTTTGGGTGCCCGTAGTACCGATCATACTACTCGGCTATATGCGCGCCGATCAGAGTGAGTTGGCGCTGGTTTTGCTGGTTATTGCTGTTGGTGTGAATACAGCCGGCAATTTGGGGTTTCTCACCAATCATATTGATTTATCACCCAATTTTGCTGGTGTCCTTATGGGCATAGCGAATTGTGCGGCAAATGTGATGAGCTTATCGGCCCcattgacggtgggcttcattGTCACAGATGCG AAAAATGTGCAGCAGTGGCGCATTGTCTTCTACATTGCCGGTGGCATGTACTTCGTTGGCAATTTATTGTTCATTATGTTTGGCCAGACGAAAATCCAGCCCTGGAACTATCCTAAAACTGAGCGGGATGAGCGCGATCACATCCAATTTGAAACTATTAAAATGGAGACCGAGAAGATTTGA